In Streptomyces sp. NBC_00341, the DNA window CGGCTTCTTCCCGTCGTCGTACTGCGGGACGAACGCGAGGTTTTTGCGCGCGTCCTGGTCGTCGAAGCAGTGGCCGGCGCTCATCACGATGTTCTTGCCGGGGCTCTTGACGACCGTGCCACCGCAGAAGCGGCCGGTCGCGGTGCCGTCGTTCCAGAAGAAGGTGCCGACGATGGGCAGCCCTTCGAACGGCTGACTAGCGGCGCGCCCCGTCCTGGGCGGGGCGGGAAAGTGCTTGGCCTCCTGCTCCTTGACGGGCTTCGCGGCCCGCATGCGCTCTGGGGTCCAGTAGTCGTCGGCGTCAGCCGGCGTGAACCCGCGCGCGTCGTCGTCTCCGCCTGCCGGGACGGGGACCGACGGAGCGGAAGACTGCTCCTTCGGGACAGGGGCAGACGGAACGGAAGGCTCCGTCGGTGGCACGGAGGCCGGCGGAACAGAAGGCTCCGTCGGTGGCACGGAGGGCGGCGGAACAGAAGGCTGCTCCGGGACGGCCGTCGGCGAAGCGGAGGACGGCTGCGCCGGGGTGCTCGGGACGGAGCTCCCCGAGGGAGCCGGATCGCCCTGGTCGGCAATCGCCGGAAAGCCCGGCAGCAGCATGAGTGCTGCGGCGCCCGCCGCAGTACCCAGCGCTCTGCGTATTCTCATGGTTGTTCCCCCACACGAAAAGATGACACAGCCACGCCGTCTGGCGTGGCTGTGTCAAGGTCAGTCAAAATCGTATGACTACTAATGGCACGGGGAAAACGCATATGCTCGACTTCACACGTTCGTCCATCCGCTGCGGACTTGCCGCTACTGCCCTGCCGCTGATGTTGCTCGGGCAGGCCGGAGCGGCCCACGCCGATCAGCTCCCCTTCCCCAAGCAGGGGTACAGCTTCGTCGGTGGCCCCGCGGCGCCTGGCGAGGTAGTGAACCTCACGGTCAAGGAACGCCCCGGCAACCCGCACCCGACGGACGTCGAGGTCTCAAGCCCTGCGCTGACCGACGACACCGTCCTCGGTGACACCAGGAGAGCCTGGGTGGGCGCGGGCCGGATCAAGAAGACGGTGAAGCCCGGAACGTATCCGGTGACATTCACGCTGCGACACAAGAGCGCCGAATGCGTGACGGAAGAGGACCGCGACTACGTGTGCGACTATCCCGCGATCGTCCTGCGCTCGAAGGTGACGGTATCGGGTCAGGACGAGACCGCGGCATCGAGCGAAGGGCCAGGCTTCGGTGGCGGATTGGCCATCGGTATCGCGTCGGGCGCCGTGGCGACACTGGCGGTGGGCGGGGTACTTCTGCGCCTTCGCCGCCGCCAAGTTCCGTCTTGACCCTCGTCGGCACCCCGGGGCCCGGTTCAGCGCGTCGAGCTGCCGGTCGAGCCGTTGTGATCCGGTGCTGACCCGCATACCCAATACGGATGTCGGTCAGTACGCGCGGCCACGCGGAGAGTAGATGTTGTCGGCGGCGTCCAGGGCCTCGGTCAGGGCGTCCCCCGGACAGGATACCCTCAAGTAGCCATCGGTTTCTGAGGATTGGCCGCAGGTCACCGGAACGAGCTCGACTGCCGCGACGAGGGCGAGTGCCCCAGTTGCGGGCACACCACCGGCAAGACCCTGCTCCCGCCGTACGCGGCCGCATCATCGCCGCCCATCCGCTCAGCGCTGACTTCCTGTACCTACTGACACACCTCATGGCAGAGCCACTGACATCCAGTGGCAGACTCCGCTGACGTCCCGATGGCAGTCGACACCTTCGGCTTTCCCTCTTAGACGTCGTTTCCTATGGTGTGGTCGCTCGTTGGTCTGTGCATGACGGATCTGGTTGAGCGGTTGGTGCCGGATGAGTTGTGGGTATTGTTCCGGCGGGTGGTGCCGCCCACGGAGGTGAGGCGTCCGCAGGGCGGGGGCCGTCGTCGGGCCGGTGACCGTGAGGTTCTGGCGGCGGTCGTCTTCGTGGCTACCTCGGGCTGTACGTGGAGGCAGCTTCCGCCGGTGTTCGGCCCGGCCTGGCAGACGGTTTACCGGCGGTTCGCCCAGTGGAGCGCGGATCGGGTCTGGGGCCGTCTCCACCGTGTGGTCCTGGACGAACTCGGGGCGCGGGGTGAGCTGGACTGGTCGCGGTGCGCGATCGACTCCGTCAGCGTCCGGGCGGCAAAAGGGGGCTCCTGACGGGACCGAATCCGACCGACCGAGGCAAGTTGGGATCGAAAATCCATCTGGTCACCGACCGGAACGGACTGCCGCTCTCACTGGGCATCTCCGGCGCCAACACGCACGACAGCCAGGGACTGGAACCGCTCGTCCGTGGAATCCCGCCCATCCGTTCCCGTCGCGGCCCACGCCGCAGGCGGCCGGCGAAGCTGCATGCGGACAAGGGCTACGACTACAACCACCTGCGGCGATGGCTTCGTTCACGCGGCATACGTCACCGCATCGCCCGCAAGGGAGTCGAGTCCTCCACCCGGCTCGGCCGTCACCGCCGGGTGGTCGAACGAACCGTCTCCTGGCCGGCCGGCTGCCGACGCCTCCACCGCCGCTACGAACGCAAACCCGAGCACTTCCTCGCCTTCGTCGGCATAGCAGCAACCCTCATCTGCCACCGACGACTCACCAAATGAGACAACCTCTTAGCGCCGGTTTTCGTTCGGATGTTCCTCGGCCCCCGAGCTGCTGTTCCAGGTGCTGACCGAACGGGTCCGGCAGCCGTAGTACCGCACCGAACGGGTGCGGGCCGTCAACGCGGGTGTAGCCCAGGTGCCCGGGCTCGGAGAACAGTGTGATGCTGCCCTCGATCCGGTCGACGAGGAGGTAGAGCGGGGCCCGGTACTCGGCGTACCGGCGCCGCTTCACGATCCGGTCGGTTTCAGCGTTCGACTCCGACTTCACTTCCACGACGAGGAAAGTCTGATCGGGGAGTAGTGCCCCGCCGCCCTTGGCGAGCTCCTTGGGGACGACAACGACGTCACGCTCGGCATTGTCGATCCGCCACGGATCACGGACGTCCGCGCTCGACTTCCAGCGACAGCCTGTTTGAGCAGCAGTGAGTGTCCAGCGTCGCCACGCTTGTTCACGAGAACTCAGAGTGCCGTAAAGGGACTTCCTCCACAAGCCCCCGCGAAACCAGCCGGTCAAGGCCATGGCCCGGCCGCACGCGTCATCGACACAAAAAGCACATCAGGCGGATATCGCCAACACTCCATGTACGCAAGGTCGCGATTACAGACCCTGACGGGCATCTTTGCGACACTTCGAACGTCTGCGCGCACTACGAAATGTGTAACCGCCTAGCATCGAATTTACCGCAGCCTCGAACGCACGGTTCGAGAACCCATGCGGCATGAATCGGGGTTCAATAAATGCGTTTCCATGCTGCCCTGTCCACAGCAGCAGCCAGTGTTCTGGTTCTCTTCGCAGGAACCGGAACTTCCCATGCCGCATCGGACAGCCGGGAAGCCATACCTTCCATCACCGCTGATGCCACGACCAAGGCATCCGCAGTGGTTGTTGGCTGCCTCTTCGAGTCAATGAAGCCGTTTTACGTCACCGCCGGCGGTCCTTTGTACGCACAAGGGAAGATCAAGAGCTGCACGACTCCGAAACCGGACGCGTGCAAGCTCGACGTCACACTGGAGAAGAAGCTGTCGAACGGCCTGTACGGTGTCGTTGCCAACAAGAACACGGGCTGGAAGACGTGCAAGGCCAAGACCCTCAGCGTGCCGTACAAGTGCCCCCAGCGGATCCAGAAGCACACGCACAAGACCGTGTCCTCCCTGCAAATCGAGTACAAGGGAAAGTACGGCACAAAGGTCGTCGGCAGTTCAACAATAGCTACGAACTGCTGACTTAGCGCGGCTGGCGAGAGGGTGGATCGCACCTCAGGGTGCGGGTCGCCCTTCGTTCTTCGGGCGGGGATTTAGCTCCTCATCGAGCAGTTCCTCCTCACTCAGCTCAACGGCGAATTCGTTACCTTCCGGATCGGCCATCGTCACACAGGACAGGTCAAATGGATCCCGGGATTCCGCAAGGAGTACAGCCCCCAACGCAGTGAGCCTGCGGACTTCCTCTTCCAATGTTCCGCACACGGCCCCAATACCCAGACGCATCGTCGCGCGGGGGCGCTCGCTGTTTGCGGCAGGTTTGAAATACAGGGAATGCGGCTCGTTGCCATCAACCAGTTGCAGATGGAGCCCGTGGCTGCCGTCGATCACTGGCTTGTTAAGGACGGAGCTCCAGAACCGAGCCAACGCCTCCGGATCCGTACACAAGAAGGTCACGCGTCGCAGCTGTGTGGTCATACGCTTCACCGTACTGAACTTCGCTCCGGGCAGGAGGAGCGCGAGGGCGCGGGGCCGGCGGCGGGGGCCGGTGGAGCCGATGACGCGGGCGTCGGTGGTGTCCGCGTGCCGGATCTTCAACCTTAACTGCACCATCCGGAGAACCGTTGGGGTGTGTGCTTCGGTGGATATATGAGCTCGGGAGTGGCTGCCTGACCTGGTCACGGGGTTGCGCGGGCACCGGACCAGGTCAGCCGCTCAGCCAGTCGCCTCGCCTTCGACCGCACGCCCTCCACCTTCGCCGGCGTCGGCTCCAGCCCCAGCACCACCGCGATCTCTTTGGCCTTCACCGACCCTTGGCCCGACCGGTCCGCAACAATGCCCAGGATCCGCTGGTAGTCCGGCGCGAGAACAGACGTCGGCAGACCATCCCGCCAGGACGGCACCGTCGTTCCCGCCAACGGCGCGGGCGCGGACACCGATTCTGTCGCCGTTTCCTTCGCTGCCTCGGTCACGGCGGTGGTCTCGGCAGCGGACATGGCCAGGGCCTCGAGGAGTTCCTCCCGCGCGATCACCCGCCGGTCCAGCTCGATCTCGGACGTCGCCAACGCCGTACGGATCAGGGACGCCCTCGACCCGCTGCTGATCGAGGACGCCCTGTGGCACGCTTCACCCGCCGACATCTCCGGCCTCAAGGAGCACATCACGGCCATGGAGACGGCCGTGGGCACCGCTGACCCGGTGGCGTTCGTGCACGCGAACTGGCGGCTCCACGCAGCTATCGCGGCGATCAGCCCGAACGCCCTGCTCAGCTCCCTGTACTCCAACCTGCTGGACCTCATCGAGGCCCACACGCTGACGGTGCTGCCGGCCAGCGAGGAACCACTGGACCACTACATCGCCCACCGCCACGAGCTCCACCGCGATCTCGTCGATGCCCTCGAACGGCGCGACCGCGAGGCGGCGCTCCAGCTGATCCGTGAGCACAACACCAGTCTCCAGCCCGAGGAGCCCGCCGCAGAGCGCTGACCAGGCAACTTCACCCACCGCCGCACCTTGGGCCCGGTCCTGTCCCAGGACGGGGCCTACCTGTGGGGCCCCTTCAGCACCGGCCCGCACGTCGCACCGCCGCCGGGGACGGTGCGATGTGCCGCATACGGGTCAGACGGTCGTCCATTTCTGGTTGGTGCCACCGTTGCAGTCCCACAGCACCAGCTGGGTGCCGTCGGTGGTGGAGGCTGCGGGGTCATCGAGGCACCGTCCGGATACCGGGTTCTGGTAGCCGCCGTCGTAGGCCTGCCAGACCTGGTTGGTGCCGCCGTTGCAGTCCCAGAGCTCCACCCGGGTGCCGTTGGCGGTGCCGGAGCCCGTGGCGTCCAGGCACTTGCCCAGTGCCCGTAGCGTTCCGTCGGATCCCGCGGTCCACCACTGCGCGTCGGTGTTGTTGCAGGACCACAGCTGGACCGCGGTGCCGTTCGCGGAACCGCCGCCGTTGACGTCCATGCACTTGTCGGCGAGTGCGGATCTCACCTGACCGCCGGTGCGGACGGGTTCGCCGATCCAGCCGGCGGCGTCGGCTGCCTGGATGCCGCTGTTGAAGGCGTCGGCCATCTTGCGGTACCCGACGTCATTGGGGTGCAGCCCGTCGGCCAGGTCACCGGTGGTCAGAGCGCCCATGTCCACGTAGCGGACATGCTGGCCGGCCGCCTGCTTCGCCTGGACCATCCCCGGGATCCGCTGGTTGTACCCACCCCTGTTCGCCTCGATCGTGGGGTTCGTGGAGACGGTCAGGGACGCGACGAGCACGGTCGCGTCCGGGGCATCGGCCACCACCTGGTCGATCAGGGAATTCAGCCGGTCCGGCGCGGTGGGCACCTGGTAGTTCTGCCCCAGGTCGTTGGTGCCGATCATCAGGGTCACGACGTTGGGCCGGTAGCGGGACAGCGAGGCGTCCGCGATGGAGGCGATCTGGTCGATGCGCCAGCCGGAGTGGCCTTCGTTGTCGGGGTCCGTCATGGAGCCTGCCCGGGACGTGCCGACGAAGTCCAACGAGTAGCCCTTGGCACTCAACTCGTCCCAGAGCGGGCCTCGATAGCCGTTTCCGGTGCTGCTCCCGAGGCCATCGGTGATCGAGTCACCCAGGGGCATGACACGTAAGGCGGAGGCCGCCGCGACGGACCGCTCGCCCGGTGCCGCGGCCCGATCGGCCGCCGTAGCGGGCAGCGTGCCGCCCCAGAGCAGCCCGGTGGCGGTAGCCAGCATCAGGCCGAGAGTTGCGATGGATCTCTTCTTCATCACCAGTCCTCATCAGATGGAGTGTGAATTTCTCGGGTGGTTGCCTCAGCCGGTGGCGGCGTTGAGGAGGTCGAGAGCGCTCTGCTGGCAGCCGTAGTCGGTGGCGCCGTTGCCGCCGCTCCAGTGCGGGCCGTACTGGTCGAGCGCGTTGCGGTCGTGGTCGTGGGCGCTGTCCGCCCAGCGCGTGAGCGTCGCGGCGTAGGGGTGGTCGGACAGTTGGCGGTTGAGTGCGCCGAGGCCGCGTACGTAGGCGCCCTTGAAGCTCGGGCCGTCCCCCGTGCAGCTGTCGCCCTCGCCCGGTTCGCGCAGGACGCCGTCCGTCTCCAGCCGGGTGGTGGAGGAGTCGGCCAGGTCGCGGGCCGTCGTCAGGAGTCCGTCGTCGCCGGTGGCTTTATGGAACTCGGTCAACGCGCCCAGGACGACGCCCTGGTTGTAGGTCCAGGTGGGCTGGCCGTTGTTGGCGCAGGCGTCGGTGAGGCCGTCGTTGATCATGCGGTCGCCGTTGATCATGCCGCTGTCCCGGAACCAGTTCCATTCACTCTTCGCCCGGTCCAGGTACGCGGTGTCGCCCGGGATGCGGTTGTGCAGGGCCGAGTTGAGCTGGAGGTACAGCTCGTTGGTGATGGCGTTCTTGTAGTTGCCGTTCGTGCTCCAGCGGACCCCGCCCCCACACGTGTCGTTCCAGTTCGCGTTCATGTGGTCCGCGTCGGCCCGCGCGGTCTCCAGGTAGCGGCTGTCGCCGGTCACGTCGTACGCGTCGATCCAGGCCAGCCCCCACCACCCGGTGTCGTCGAGGTACTCGTTGCGGAACTGCCCTCCCTGCGCGTTGATGTTCTTGTCGTACGTCTCGGCGATGGCGTAGGTGTAACTGCCCATGCCAGTGATCCGGCTGTTGTCGATCACCGCCGTCAGCGCGTTGGCCGCCGTCCACCAGCCGTTGCCGCCGAACAGCTTGCTGCTCCGGTCGAACGACATCATCAGCGCGGTGGCCGCCGCGGTACTGCGGCTGCCCGCGTTCCAGGTCGTCCGCGCCCAGGCCGTACACGCGATGCCTCCCCCGGCCGGCTGCCCGCAGGCCCGAAGAGCCCCCACACCCTCGGTGTTCCAGTCATCCACGTTGTACATCTGGGTACGCCAGCCCTGCCCGCCATCAGGGACGGCGGTATCGCCGAGACGGCTGCCAGAGCCCCACGTCCGGCCGCCGTCCATGGAACGGTCCAGCCACACACGGTCCCCTGACCCGCCGTGGTCGATGGACGCCCAGCCCATCGCGGCGGCGTCGTCGAAGTGCAGCGCGATCGACCGTCCGGCCGCCTCGGCGGTGACGGAGCCGCGGTCCTGGGTGCTCTGCGCGGGATCCCGCGCGTCGCAGTACGTGTTGCACACGGCCGCCGAGGCCGACGCCGCGGAAGCGGTCGACACACCGGCGGAAAAGGATGACAGCGTTGCCATAAGCACGAACAGGGCTAACGAGGTGGACCTCTGTGACTTCATGAAACGGACTCCCCTACTTCTCGGTCACGGCCGAAGACGCTCCACCGATGGAGGGGAGCGCTCTCTGGTGTGTACGTCGGATGGCCCGCGCCAACGTGCGGCACACGCGCGACATACGTGGTCATGTCGTCGGCGCCCCGGATGGCGTACCCGTCTGCACAGGCGTGCCATCGCGCGGGGCGCAGGAGCGCCCCGGATTCAGGAGGGCAGGCTCCATTTCTGGTTGTTCCCGCCGTGACAGTCCCAGATCTCCAGTTGGGTGCCGTCGGCGGTGCTGGCGTCGGGTACGTCGAGACAGCGGCCGGACTGGGGGTTGACCAGTGCGCCGGTCGAGGCCGTGTAACTCCATTTCTGGTTGTTGCCGCCGTTGCAGTCCCACAGCTCGACCAGCGTGCCGTTGGCAGCTCCGCCGTTACCCGTGATCTCCACACACTTGCCCAGCACCTGGAGGGATCCGTCCACGGCCACCGTGACGCGCTGAGCGGTGGAGTCGTTGCAGGTCCAGAGCTGGATCTTGTTGCCGTTCGCCGCCGAGCCCGAGTCGTCGTCCAGGCACTTGTCACCGACCGCCGACTTCACCGCACCGGAAGGCGCTACGGGCGGCCCCGGGGGCTTGGCGCCGCCATCACCTTCGTACGACGGCGGCGCGGAGGACGCGGAGGTGGCCCAGTCAGTGTTGGCGCTCGTCCCCAGGTCGAGGTCGAGCGTCCCGCCGCCGGTCGCGAAGTCGGCCGGCAGGTAGGCGTTGTTCCAGTCGGCGCCGTTGAGGGTGGCGCTCTGCACGTAAGGGGCGTTGCCTGCGGCCTGTGGAGCGTCGACGACCATGTGCCGGCCGTTGCCCAGCGTCACGTCCACATGGGTGAACAGCGGGCTGCCCAGGGCGAGATCGGAAGTGCCGGGGGTCTCGGGGTAGAAGCCCATCGCGGACCAGACGTACCAGGCGCTCATCGTGCCCAGGTCGTCGTTTCCGACGCCCCACTTCGCCGGGTCGTTCGGCCACAGCCGGTCCTGGACCTTGCGGACGATCTCCTGGGTCTTCCAGGGCTGCCCCACGTAGTCGTACTCCCACGGCAGCTCGATGGACGGTTCGTTGCCCAGGTCCGCGTGCGTTCCGCCGGATCCGTCGAACTCGGACAGCACACTGTCCAGGTAGTTCACGTACTCGCTGTTGCCGCCCATGGCATCGGCCAGTCCGCGGGTGTTGTGCGGCACCGCCCCGGTGTACTGCCAGGACGTCCCCTCGACGAACTGGTCACTGCCGGCCGGGTCGAACTCCGGCTTCCAGGAGCCGTCCAGTTGCTTGGGCCGCATGAAGCCGCTGGAGGCGTCGAAGGTGTTCTTCCAGTCCTGCGCACGGTTGGCGAACTGCGACTGAGTGGTGGTGTCCCCCAGCGCGCCCGCGAAGGCTGAGGTGGCGAAGTCCTGTGCGCTGTACTCCAGGAGCGTGGCGACGGAACCGTAGAAGTCCCGTGGGTAGGAGCCGTCGGACGGCAGATAGCCGTACTTGGTCTGCAGGTCCAGGCCCATCCGGATCGGGTTGCTGGTGGTGCCCTCCTTGATCATGTCCGCCTTGGCCGCCGCGGTGTCGAAGTCGCGCGCGCCGAAGGCGTAGTAGTCGGCGATGATCGCCGGGCCGGGGTCGCCGTTCATCACCTGGGTCTCGGCCGAGTTGAGCGACCACTTCGGGAAGAATCCGGCCTGTTCGTAGTCGTTCACCAGGGACTGGGCGCTGTCGCCGGCCTGCTCCGGTGCGACCAGCGCTTCCAACTGTGCCTGCGTGCGGTAGATGTCCCACCCGGAGTAGGTGCCGTACTGCGCCTTCTGGCCCCCGGACACCGTATGGACCTTCTTGTCGAAGCCCCAGTACTTCCCGTCGCTGTCGCTGAGCAGGTTCGGGTGCAGCAGTGAGTGGTAGAGCGAGGTGTAGAAGACTTGCCGCTGGTCGGACGAACCACCGGTGACAGCGATCTTGCCGAGCACGTCGTTCCATGCGTCGTGTGCGGCGGTCCGGGTTCCGGTGAAGTCCCAGTCCGGGTTCTCCGACTCGCGGTTGGCCTTGGCTCCCGCGATCGAGACATACGACAGGCCGACCTTGGCCTGCACCGTGCGGTTGCCGGTCGTGTCGAAGGTCAGCGAATCGCCCCCGTCGAAGGTGCCGCTGCCGGTGATCGGCCGGTCGAAGACCATGTCGAAGTACGCGGTGTACGACGGGGCCGAGGCGCAGAAGAGACCGGCGTCCACGGAGCCGCTGACCTCGGTGCTGCTCACCTTGTCGAAGTGCAGATTGGTGGCCTTGTCGGCGTTCAGCTTGAACAGGAGATTGGCCTGTGTGGTCGCCGGGAACGTGAAGCGCGCCATGCCGGAGCGCGCGGTCGTCGTCAGCTCGGTGTTGACCCCGTTGTCGAGGTTGACCGAGTACGCGCCGGCGCTCGCCGTCTCGTTGCTGTGCGAGAAGCCGACCGTCGCGTTTCCGTCGATGCCGCCGGTGGTGGGCAGGACCGGGATGTCGCCCATCGCACCGCAGCCGGGACCGGAGATGTGGTTGAGACCGAACCCGGTGACAACGTTGTCAGAATATGCGTAGTTACCGCCGGGCGGGCGGGAGTCCGTGTCGGGACTCCACGAGACCATGCCGAACGGCGTGTCGGCTCCGGGGAAGGTATTGCCCCCGTTGGAGGTACCCAGCAGCGGATTGACCAGGGAGGCGGGATCGGTCACGGCGGCCGGCGTGGCGGCGTGCGCGACGGTGGTCGGCGCGGCGAGTCCGAAGAAGAGCAGACAGGTCGCGAGAAAGGTGCGCCATCTTTTCATCGTTGCGGCTCCAGGTACGGACAGCACGGCTGTCACCGGACCGGTGGGGGTGAGACCCCGAAAGCAAAGGGCAGGGTCGCAACACTTGTCAACGCAATCGACCGAAATTGCGAACAGAGACCAACAGACGTCGGAGCAAAGGCAGTTGAGCCTCCGGCACGGAGAGCCTTAGGTCGCGGACGCCCTCCGATTGACCCGACCACACGCTCAGACCGTTGACGCGGTCATGCTGACTGGCTAGCTTCAGAGAGCGCTCTCCCCTGTCGCCCATGCATACCCTCGCATCCCGGCCAGAGCTCTCGGGAGCGCCTCGGGAGTCCCATGAAGCCTGAACCGAGACGGATCGGCCGCAAGAAGACAACGTTGTCAGTCACCATGTGCAGCACAGCTCCGGACCGCCCGCCCCGGCAGACGCCTTGGCCGCCGCCCTGTTCACGTCCGCCTGCCGGTCGGGGACGCGGGCCCGGAGACGAACACCGCACCGCGTTGGCCGAAGTTCTCCCAGAAGAAGGATGTCGATGATGAAACGGCTACGGAGACTTGCCCCCTTATGGGTACTGACCCTTCTCGCTGCCGTGCTGGCGGTGAGTGCCGCCCCCGCACAGGCCGCGACCACGTCCATCACTGTGGACGGAGCCCGGAGCGGCCGGACCTTCGACGGCATCGGCGCGATCAGCGGCGGTGGTGGCAACTCCCGTCTGCTGACGGACTATCCGGCCGCCCAGCGGTCCCAGATCCTGGACTACATGTTCAAGCCGGGTTACGGCGCCAACCTCCAGCTGCTCAAACTGGAGATCGGCGGCGACGCGAACTCCACCGACGGCTCCGAGCCGTCGATCGAACACGCCCGCTCCACCATCAACTGCGATGCCGGCTACGAGTTCTGGCTGGCCGAGCAGGCCAAGGCCCGTAACCCCGGCATCGGCCTGTACGGACTGGCCTGGGCCGCACCCGGCTGGATCGACGGCGGGTTCTGGTCCACCGACACCATCAACTACCTGATCTCCTGGCTGGACTGCGCCAAGCAGCACGACCTGGACATCAAGTACCTGGGCGGCTGGAACGAGCGCGGCCATGACGTCAACTGGTTCATCCAGCTGCGCTCGGCGCT includes these proteins:
- a CDS encoding lectin, which codes for MKRWRTFLATCLLFFGLAAPTTVAHAATPAAVTDPASLVNPLLGTSNGGNTFPGADTPFGMVSWSPDTDSRPPGGNYAYSDNVVTGFGLNHISGPGCGAMGDIPVLPTTGGIDGNATVGFSHSNETASAGAYSVNLDNGVNTELTTTARSGMARFTFPATTQANLLFKLNADKATNLHFDKVSSTEVSGSVDAGLFCASAPSYTAYFDMVFDRPITGSGTFDGGDSLTFDTTGNRTVQAKVGLSYVSIAGAKANRESENPDWDFTGTRTAAHDAWNDVLGKIAVTGGSSDQRQVFYTSLYHSLLHPNLLSDSDGKYWGFDKKVHTVSGGQKAQYGTYSGWDIYRTQAQLEALVAPEQAGDSAQSLVNDYEQAGFFPKWSLNSAETQVMNGDPGPAIIADYYAFGARDFDTAAAKADMIKEGTTSNPIRMGLDLQTKYGYLPSDGSYPRDFYGSVATLLEYSAQDFATSAFAGALGDTTTQSQFANRAQDWKNTFDASSGFMRPKQLDGSWKPEFDPAGSDQFVEGTSWQYTGAVPHNTRGLADAMGGNSEYVNYLDSVLSEFDGSGGTHADLGNEPSIELPWEYDYVGQPWKTQEIVRKVQDRLWPNDPAKWGVGNDDLGTMSAWYVWSAMGFYPETPGTSDLALGSPLFTHVDVTLGNGRHMVVDAPQAAGNAPYVQSATLNGADWNNAYLPADFATGGGTLDLDLGTSANTDWATSASSAPPSYEGDGGAKPPGPPVAPSGAVKSAVGDKCLDDDSGSAANGNKIQLWTCNDSTAQRVTVAVDGSLQVLGKCVEITGNGGAANGTLVELWDCNGGNNQKWSYTASTGALVNPQSGRCLDVPDASTADGTQLEIWDCHGGNNQKWSLPS
- a CDS encoding IS5 family transposase (programmed frameshift) — protein: MTDLVERLVPDELWVLFRRVVPPTEVRRPQGGGRRRAGDREVLAAVVFVATSGCTWRQLPPVFGPAWQTVYRRFAQWSADRVWGRLHRVVLDELGARGELDWSRCAIDSVSVRAAKGLLTGPNPTDRGKLGSKIHLVTDRNGLPLSLGISGANTHDSQGLEPLVRGIPPIRSRRGPRRRRPAKLHADKGYDYNHLRRWLRSRGIRHRIARKGVESSTRLGRHRRVVERTVSWPAGCRRLHRRYERKPEHFLAFVGIAATLICHRRLTK
- a CDS encoding glycoside hydrolase family 76 protein codes for the protein MATLSSFSAGVSTASAASASAAVCNTYCDARDPAQSTQDRGSVTAEAAGRSIALHFDDAAAMGWASIDHGGSGDRVWLDRSMDGGRTWGSGSRLGDTAVPDGGQGWRTQMYNVDDWNTEGVGALRACGQPAGGGIACTAWARTTWNAGSRSTAAATALMMSFDRSSKLFGGNGWWTAANALTAVIDNSRITGMGSYTYAIAETYDKNINAQGGQFRNEYLDDTGWWGLAWIDAYDVTGDSRYLETARADADHMNANWNDTCGGGVRWSTNGNYKNAITNELYLQLNSALHNRIPGDTAYLDRAKSEWNWFRDSGMINGDRMINDGLTDACANNGQPTWTYNQGVVLGALTEFHKATGDDGLLTTARDLADSSTTRLETDGVLREPGEGDSCTGDGPSFKGAYVRGLGALNRQLSDHPYAATLTRWADSAHDHDRNALDQYGPHWSGGNGATDYGCQQSALDLLNAATG
- a CDS encoding VOC family protein yields the protein MTTQLRRVTFLCTDPEALARFWSSVLNKPVIDGSHGLHLQLVDGNEPHSLYFKPAANSERPRATMRLGIGAVCGTLEEEVRRLTALGAVLLAESRDPFDLSCVTMADPEGNEFAVELSEEELLDEELNPRPKNEGRPAP
- a CDS encoding ricin-type beta-trefoil lectin domain protein, whose translation is MKKRSIATLGLMLATATGLLWGGTLPATAADRAAAPGERSVAAASALRVMPLGDSITDGLGSSTGNGYRGPLWDELSAKGYSLDFVGTSRAGSMTDPDNEGHSGWRIDQIASIADASLSRYRPNVVTLMIGTNDLGQNYQVPTAPDRLNSLIDQVVADAPDATVLVASLTVSTNPTIEANRGGYNQRIPGMVQAKQAAGQHVRYVDMGALTTGDLADGLHPNDVGYRKMADAFNSGIQAADAAGWIGEPVRTGGQVRSALADKCMDVNGGGSANGTAVQLWSCNNTDAQWWTAGSDGTLRALGKCLDATGSGTANGTRVELWDCNGGTNQVWQAYDGGYQNPVSGRCLDDPAASTTDGTQLVLWDCNGGTNQKWTTV
- a CDS encoding Uma2 family endonuclease; the protein is MALTGWFRGGLWRKSLYGTLSSREQAWRRWTLTAAQTGCRWKSSADVRDPWRIDNAERDVVVVPKELAKGGGALLPDQTFLVVEVKSESNAETDRIVKRRRYAEYRAPLYLLVDRIEGSITLFSEPGHLGYTRVDGPHPFGAVLRLPDPFGQHLEQQLGGRGTSERKPALRGCLIW
- a CDS encoding FCD domain-containing protein, translated to MARASRSSSRAITRRSSSISDVANAVRIRDALDPLLIEDALWHASPADISGLKEHITAMETAVGTADPVAFVHANWRLHAAIAAISPNALLSSLYSNLLDLIEAHTLTVLPASEEPLDHYIAHRHELHRDLVDALERRDREAALQLIREHNTSLQPEEPAAER